Proteins found in one Lutimonas zeaxanthinifaciens genomic segment:
- a CDS encoding acyl-CoA-binding domain-containing protein: protein MDDLDRRFKKAFDIASAMTKKLPPDIMLQFYSYYKHATTKDSMVIPSGNDMVRNAFKLNAYFQIANISADDAKKEYIKLVEKYTGEKIE from the coding sequence ATGGATGATCTGGACAGAAGATTTAAAAAGGCTTTTGATATTGCCTCGGCAATGACAAAAAAGTTACCCCCAGACATCATGCTTCAGTTTTATTCCTACTACAAACATGCGACCACAAAAGACTCGATGGTAATTCCATCAGGAAATGACATGGTTCGCAACGCGTTTAAATTAAATGCGTATTTTCAAATTGCCAATATTTCGGCTGATGATGCCAAGAAAGAATATATAAAGCTGGTTGAAAAATATACCGGAGAGAAAATTGAATAA
- a CDS encoding YceI family protein, with protein MKKITYFSIVMFMAVSLTFCSKEKKETSDIPKDETAKISVDTELSSVTFTAYKTTDKVPVKGTFKEIKVVNANTGATGIEALEGFEFEIPVSSIYTKDTIRDGKLKRFFFAVMEKSMKLKGKFQIQDDSNGNIAFTMNGLTKELPFTYQINKDTINIDATMDLNTWQAQKAVESINEACLELHTGPDGVSKTWDVVGIAAKVVTSVK; from the coding sequence ATGAAAAAGATCACCTACTTTTCAATTGTCATGTTCATGGCTGTTTCCTTAACATTCTGTTCCAAGGAGAAAAAAGAAACATCGGACATTCCAAAAGATGAAACAGCGAAAATTTCAGTTGATACAGAATTATCATCTGTTACGTTTACCGCTTATAAAACAACTGACAAAGTTCCTGTAAAGGGTACATTTAAAGAGATTAAGGTTGTCAACGCCAATACAGGAGCTACGGGAATTGAGGCATTGGAAGGATTTGAATTTGAGATTCCTGTATCCAGTATTTACACAAAAGATACGATTCGAGATGGAAAACTGAAAAGGTTCTTTTTTGCCGTAATGGAAAAATCAATGAAATTAAAAGGGAAATTTCAGATTCAGGATGACAGCAACGGCAATATAGCTTTCACCATGAATGGGTTAACCAAAGAGCTTCCGTTTACCTATCAGATAAATAAAGACACCATCAACATTGATGCGACAATGGACCTGAACACATGGCAGGCTCAAAAAGCCGTGGAATCTATAAACGAAGCTTGTCTGGAGCTTCATACAGGGCCAGATGGCGTAAGTAAAACCTGGGATGTTGTGGGCATAGCAGCTAAAGTAGTAACGAGCGTCAAATAA
- a CDS encoding VOC family protein: MKKVTGIGGIFFKSSDPEKIKKWYNKNLGLVIDDYGSPFEFRDANNPEKINYLQWSPFKKDTSYFQPSKKDFMINYRVADLEALVRELKKEGVTICDQIETHDYGKFIHIMDPDGNKIELWEPVDQVFTDSLKGKTTK; this comes from the coding sequence ATGAAAAAGGTGACGGGAATTGGTGGGATCTTTTTTAAAAGTTCCGATCCTGAAAAAATAAAGAAATGGTACAATAAGAATCTTGGACTGGTTATTGACGATTATGGCTCGCCATTTGAGTTTAGAGACGCTAACAACCCTGAAAAGATAAATTATCTCCAATGGAGCCCATTTAAAAAAGATACCTCCTATTTCCAGCCTTCAAAAAAAGATTTTATGATCAATTACCGTGTGGCTGATCTCGAAGCCCTGGTGAGAGAATTAAAAAAGGAAGGTGTTACTATTTGTGATCAGATTGAAACTCATGATTACGGTAAATTCATACATATCATGGATCCCGACGGCAATAAAATAGAATTGTGGGAACCGGTTGATCAGGTTTTCACGGACAGCCTTAAAGGAAAGACAACCAAATAA